The nucleotide window GCACAGGGCCATGAAGTCCATGGCGGCAAAAGGCTGCTCGCAGAGTTCGGCGTAGCGGCACCAGAGCACGGTTTGACTGGCCTGCATGACACTGACCGAACGGTAGCCGATCTTCACCGGATCGCTGGACAGCGACTGGCCGACGGTCAAGGCCTTGAACACTTCGCCGAGGGCGCCGGGCTGACCCGGCACGTTCACCCAGTAACGCTGCACACCGGCGCCAGGGTGCAGACGATGATCTTCCCCGCCATCCACCGCAATGACCTGCATGTGTTGCTTGATCGCAACAATGGCCGGCATGAATCGGTCGCGGTTGAAGCCGTCGGCGTACAGCTGATCCGGTGGTTGGTTGGAGGTACACACCACTACCACGCCCTGCTCGAACATCACCTGAAACAGACGCCCGAGAATGATCGCGTCACCGATGTCGTTGACGAACAGCTCATCGAAACACAGCACCCGTACTTCCTGGCTCAATTCGCGCGCCAGCGTGTTCAACGGGTCGGCGGTGCCGGTCAATTGAAAGGAACGCTGATGGACCCAGCCCATGAAGTGATGAAAATGCTGACGCCGAGCCGGGACGCGCAGGGTTTGGTAGAACTGATCCATCAACCAGGTCTTGCCCCGCCCGACCGGCCCCCAGAGGTACACGCCGGTGATCGGCGTACGGCCTTCATGCAAGGCTTCGTGGCATTTTTGCAGCGCCCACACGGCGTGTTCCTGGGCTTCGTCCTGGACGAAGCCCTTCTGCTCGATGGCGTGTTGCCAGGCGCTTAAGGGAGAGTCGACATTCATGCGCGGCAGTATAGGCAAATCGCAATTCATGTGGGAGCGGGTTACAGAGAGATGTCCAGCCGGGCGATCTTGCCCTGCTCATTGAGGCGGAACGTGTAGCGCAGTTCCAGCGGGCTACCGGGAAAGGTGCCGGAGATCAGGTTGTGGACCAGCACTTTGCCGGTGCGCAGCTGAACGTCGAGCACCTCGACCCGGGGTTGGTAACGTTGTGCGGTGTCTTGCATCCATTGAGCAATGGCTTGCGTGCCGACTTGATGCTGCCCCTCATCGAACACATTGGCATTCTCAGCGAAAAAACTGGCGACCCTCGACGTGTCGCGAGCATTGGCGGCAGCAATGTAGGCGGCGATGGCAGGGGCCAGTGAAGAGGCTGGACTGGACATGTTTACGGCTCCTTGTGAGTTGATTCTGGAGCCATGCTAAAACAAGCCTGTGTCAGTTCTTGTCAGGAGTGAAACGCCCTGCTTCGTCCAGTTGCATCTGCTTGCGCCAGGTGCGCAACAGGTCGCTGCGCCGCCCCGGGTAACGTTCGCCCTGTTCAGTGGCGGCCGAGATCCGGTCGGTGCGAAACGTGCGATAGGCGCTGCGTAACTCACACCAGGCGACAATGATCCGCACCTCGTTGAGAAACCCCAGGGCCAGTGGCCAGATCAGCCGCTGACTGGGCACCTGATTGGCGTCCGCGTAATCGAGGTGCAGCTTGGCCTGATCGCGGATGGCCTGGCGAAACACATTCAAGGGCACGGCATTTTGCGGGTAGCCACAACCTGGTGGGCCCGGCAACACCGTCGGGTTGCGCAAGGCATCCTGGGCCGTCGGGTCGAGCACCGCGGCGATTTTTGCCAGGGCATCGGCCGCGGCTTTGCTCAAGACCTC belongs to Pseudomonas sp. B21-015 and includes:
- the zapE gene encoding cell division protein ZapE, which gives rise to MNVDSPLSAWQHAIEQKGFVQDEAQEHAVWALQKCHEALHEGRTPITGVYLWGPVGRGKTWLMDQFYQTLRVPARRQHFHHFMGWVHQRSFQLTGTADPLNTLARELSQEVRVLCFDELFVNDIGDAIILGRLFQVMFEQGVVVVCTSNQPPDQLYADGFNRDRFMPAIVAIKQHMQVIAVDGGEDHRLHPGAGVQRYWVNVPGQPGALGEVFKALTVGQSLSSDPVKIGYRSVSVMQASQTVLWCRYAELCEQPFAAMDFMALCDTFTAIVLSEVPNLSAQKREGRIARGTEDGVERVAAGDRELPQLSVHDDGVRRFIALVDECYDRKVPLYLEAQVPMEALYTEGYLEFPFRRTLSRLQEMQLKRFAQT
- a CDS encoding nuclear transport factor 2 family protein; this encodes MSSPASSLAPAIAAYIAAANARDTSRVASFFAENANVFDEGQHQVGTQAIAQWMQDTAQRYQPRVEVLDVQLRTGKVLVHNLISGTFPGSPLELRYTFRLNEQGKIARLDISL
- a CDS encoding YafY family protein, encoding MSRTTRLLTLLQVLRGKSRPVTAATLASELEISERTLYRDIAELTALGAPIFGEAGIGYVLRSGLFLPPLMLNADETEAIVLGLRYVDQRGDEVLSKAAADALAKIAAVLDPTAQDALRNPTVLPGPPGCGYPQNAVPLNVFRQAIRDQAKLHLDYADANQVPSQRLIWPLALGFLNEVRIIVAWCELRSAYRTFRTDRISAATEQGERYPGRRSDLLRTWRKQMQLDEAGRFTPDKN